The following are encoded in a window of uncultured Pseudomonas sp. genomic DNA:
- the acnB gene encoding bifunctional aconitate hydratase 2/2-methylisocitrate dehydratase: MLEAYRKHVAERAAQGIVPQPLNAEQTAGLIELLKSPPAGEEAFLLDLITNRVPPGVDEAAYVKAGFLSAVAKGEATSPLISKQHAVELLGTMQGGYNIATMVELLDDSELAGVTAEQLKHTLLMFDAFHDVAEKAKNGNAHAKAVMQSWADGEWFKNRPTLAEKISLRVFKVTGETNTDDLSPAPDAWSRPDIPLHALAMLKMARDGIVPDEQGVTGPMKQIEAMRGEGFPIAYVGDVVGTGSSRKSATNSVLWFFGDDIPNVPNKRAGGFCFGSKIAPIFYNTMEDAGALPIEFDVSNMHMGDVIDLYPHAGKVCKHGTDEVLTTFEMKTPVLLDEVRAGGRIPLIIGRGLTEKARAELGLGPTDLFKLPEPPATSSKGFTLAQKMVGKACGLPEGQGVRPGTYCEPKMTTVGSQDTTGPMTRDELKDLACLGFSADLVMQSFCHTAAYPKPIDVNTHHTLPDFIRTRGGVSLRPGDGIIHSWLNRMLLPDTVGTGGDSHTRFPMGISFPAGSGLVAFAAATGVMPLDMPESILVRFKGKLQPGITLRDLVHAIPYAAIQKGLLTVEKKGKVNAFSGRILEIEGLDDLTVEQAFELSDASAERSAAGCTIKLPEKAIAEYLRSNITLLRWMIGEGYGDARTLERRAQAMEAWLADPKLMTADKDAEYAEIIEIDLAEINEPVLCAPNDPDDARLLSSVAGEKIDEVFIGSCMTNIGHFRAAGKLLEKVDGSLPTRLWLSPPTKMDQHQLTEEGYYGIFGKAGARLEMPGCSLCMGNQARVEANSTVVSTSTRNFPNRLGDGANVYLSSAELAAVAAITGKLPTVEEYMVYAKEIDTMAADVYRYLSFDQIAEFREAAANANIPVVQA, translated from the coding sequence GTGCTTGAAGCCTACCGCAAACATGTAGCAGAGCGTGCCGCTCAGGGTATCGTGCCCCAGCCGCTGAACGCCGAACAAACCGCAGGCCTGATCGAGCTGCTGAAGTCCCCGCCAGCCGGCGAAGAAGCTTTTCTGCTCGACCTGATTACCAACCGCGTACCGCCAGGTGTCGATGAAGCCGCCTACGTTAAAGCCGGTTTCCTCTCTGCCGTTGCCAAAGGCGAAGCCACTTCCCCGCTGATCAGCAAGCAACACGCTGTTGAGCTGCTGGGCACCATGCAGGGCGGTTACAACATCGCCACTATGGTTGAGTTGCTCGACGACAGCGAACTGGCTGGCGTGACTGCCGAGCAACTGAAGCACACTCTGCTGATGTTTGACGCTTTCCACGACGTCGCTGAAAAAGCCAAAAATGGCAATGCTCACGCTAAAGCCGTGATGCAATCCTGGGCTGACGGCGAGTGGTTCAAGAACCGCCCAACCCTGGCCGAGAAGATCAGCCTGCGCGTATTCAAGGTCACTGGCGAAACCAACACCGACGACCTGTCCCCCGCTCCAGATGCCTGGTCGCGCCCGGATATCCCGCTGCACGCCCTGGCCATGCTGAAAATGGCCCGTGACGGCATCGTGCCGGACGAGCAAGGCGTAACTGGCCCGATGAAGCAAATCGAAGCCATGCGCGGTGAAGGCTTCCCTATCGCTTACGTCGGTGACGTGGTCGGCACTGGCTCCTCGCGTAAATCCGCCACCAACTCGGTGCTGTGGTTCTTCGGCGACGACATCCCGAACGTGCCAAACAAGCGCGCGGGCGGCTTCTGCTTCGGTAGCAAAATTGCTCCGATCTTCTACAACACCATGGAAGATGCTGGCGCTTTGCCGATCGAGTTCGACGTTTCGAACATGCACATGGGCGACGTGATCGATCTGTACCCGCACGCTGGCAAAGTCTGCAAGCACGGTACCGATGAAGTCCTCACCACCTTCGAAATGAAGACCCCGGTGCTGCTTGACGAAGTACGCGCTGGCGGCCGTATTCCGCTGATCATTGGTCGCGGCCTGACCGAGAAAGCCCGTGCCGAACTGGGCTTGGGTCCAACGGACCTGTTCAAACTGCCTGAGCCACCAGCTACCAGCAGCAAGGGTTTCACCCTGGCGCAGAAGATGGTCGGCAAGGCTTGCGGCCTGCCTGAAGGTCAAGGCGTACGCCCTGGCACCTACTGCGAACCGAAGATGACCACCGTCGGCTCGCAAGACACCACTGGTCCGATGACCCGTGACGAGCTGAAAGACCTGGCTTGCCTGGGCTTCTCCGCTGACCTGGTGATGCAGTCGTTCTGCCACACCGCGGCTTACCCAAAGCCAATCGACGTTAACACTCACCACACCCTGCCGGATTTCATCCGCACCCGTGGTGGCGTGTCCCTGCGCCCAGGCGACGGCATCATCCACAGCTGGTTGAACCGCATGCTGCTGCCGGACACCGTCGGCACCGGTGGTGACTCGCACACCCGCTTCCCGATGGGTATCTCGTTCCCAGCCGGTTCCGGCCTTGTCGCGTTCGCTGCAGCCACCGGCGTGATGCCGCTGGATATGCCAGAGTCCATCCTGGTGCGTTTCAAAGGTAAGCTGCAGCCTGGCATCACCCTGCGTGACCTGGTCCATGCGATTCCTTACGCAGCCATCCAGAAAGGCCTGCTGACCGTCGAGAAGAAGGGCAAGGTCAACGCCTTCTCCGGCCGCATCCTCGAAATCGAAGGCCTGGACGACCTGACGGTCGAGCAAGCATTCGAGCTGTCCGATGCCTCCGCCGAGCGCTCCGCTGCCGGTTGCACCATCAAGCTGCCGGAAAAGGCGATTGCCGAGTACCTGCGTTCCAACATCACCCTGCTGCGCTGGATGATTGGCGAAGGCTACGGCGATGCACGCACCCTGGAGCGTCGCGCTCAAGCGATGGAGGCCTGGTTGGCCGATCCTAAGCTGATGACTGCCGACAAAGATGCTGAGTACGCCGAGATCATCGAAATCGATCTGGCCGAGATCAACGAGCCAGTGCTCTGTGCACCGAACGACCCGGACGATGCCCGTCTGCTGTCGAGCGTTGCCGGCGAGAAGATCGACGAAGTGTTCATCGGTTCGTGCATGACCAACATTGGTCACTTCCGCGCCGCCGGTAAGTTGCTGGAAAAAGTCGACGGTTCGCTGCCGACTCGCCTGTGGCTGTCGCCGCCTACCAAGATGGACCAGCACCAGCTGACCGAAGAAGGCTACTACGGCATCTTCGGCAAGGCCGGCGCACGTCTGGAAATGCCAGGCTGCTCGCTGTGCATGGGCAACCAAGCACGCGTTGAGGCGAACTCCACCGTGGTCTCGACGTCGACCCGTAACTTCCCCAACCGTCTGGGCGATGGTGCCAACGTGTACCTATCCTCAGCCGAACTGGCGGCCGTCGCGGCAATCACCGGCAAGCTGCCGACCGTTGAGGAATACATGGTCTACGCGAAGGAAATCGACACCATGGCAGCGGACGTTTACCGCTACCTGAGCTTCGACCAGATCGCCGAGTTCCGTGAAGCTGCTGCGAACGCCAACATTCCGGTCGTGCAAGCTTAA
- a CDS encoding CmpA/NrtA family ABC transporter substrate-binding protein, which produces MNEHHIDRRNSPEKPVLNIGFMALTDAASVIVAATQGFAEKHGLTLNLQRQASWATLRDKLLSGELDAAHSLYGLIYGVQLGLGGAPSTDMAVLMGLNQNGQSINLSPALQAAGVSTAGALAQHAHQSGAKLTFAQTFPTGTHAMWLNYWLASQGIHPLSDVDSVVVPPAQMLAHLKAKRIDGFCVGEPWSAQAVDEQMGFTLTTSQAIWPDHPEKVLGCTRVFAEQHPNSARALIMAVLEASRFIDESEENQRSTAQLLSGSAYVNAPLPAIQPRFLGHYQDGLGHAWQDAHPLRFHAGGTVNQPYLSDGMWFMTQFRRWGLLIEDPDYLAIARQVQQLELYRQAAEALGIDVPGEMRSSQLLDGHTWDGSDPAGYARSFALHALADAPTCAKQESR; this is translated from the coding sequence ATGAATGAGCACCACATCGATCGCCGCAATAGCCCCGAAAAGCCGGTTCTGAATATCGGTTTTATGGCCCTCACCGATGCAGCCTCAGTCATTGTTGCAGCCACCCAAGGCTTCGCCGAGAAACATGGCCTAACCCTTAATCTGCAGCGCCAAGCCTCCTGGGCGACCCTGCGCGACAAGCTGCTGAGTGGCGAACTGGATGCAGCCCATAGCTTGTATGGCTTGATCTACGGTGTGCAGTTGGGCCTCGGCGGTGCGCCCAGCACGGATATGGCCGTACTGATGGGGCTTAATCAAAACGGCCAGAGCATCAACTTGTCGCCGGCGCTGCAAGCGGCCGGCGTGAGCACTGCTGGCGCACTGGCGCAGCACGCGCACCAGTCTGGGGCAAAATTAACCTTCGCCCAGACGTTCCCCACGGGCACCCATGCCATGTGGCTGAATTACTGGCTGGCCAGCCAAGGCATCCACCCCCTGAGCGATGTTGATAGCGTGGTCGTGCCTCCCGCGCAAATGCTCGCCCACCTCAAAGCCAAACGTATTGATGGTTTTTGCGTTGGCGAGCCGTGGAGTGCTCAGGCCGTGGATGAGCAGATGGGTTTCACCCTGACCACCAGCCAAGCGATCTGGCCCGACCACCCGGAGAAGGTGCTGGGTTGCACCCGTGTATTTGCCGAGCAGCACCCAAACAGCGCTCGCGCCCTGATCATGGCGGTACTGGAAGCCAGCCGGTTTATCGATGAGAGTGAAGAAAACCAACGCAGCACCGCGCAATTGCTCAGCGGCAGCGCATATGTGAATGCGCCACTACCGGCCATCCAGCCGCGTTTTCTCGGCCACTACCAGGATGGTTTGGGCCATGCCTGGCAGGACGCTCATCCATTGCGCTTTCACGCGGGCGGTACGGTCAACCAGCCTTACCTGTCTGACGGCATGTGGTTTATGACCCAGTTCCGCCGCTGGGGCCTGCTCATCGAAGACCCGGATTACCTAGCCATCGCCCGCCAGGTACAGCAACTTGAGCTCTATCGACAGGCGGCCGAGGCACTCGGCATCGACGTACCAGGTGAAATGCGCAGCAGCCAGTTACTCGATGGGCACACTTGGGACGGTAGCGACCCGGCCGGCTATGCACGCAGCTTTGCCCTGCACGCACTGGCAGATGCCCCCACCTGCGCCAAACAGGAGAGCCGTTAA
- a CDS encoding universal stress protein gives MRTIEKILVMLHADPAEDLALARGKQLAQSLGAELQLLLCDPREEHAEYLDGLLTTLRGEGFRVQGEQVQGQPQHAYAAILAAHQLHACDLVIKQHYRSPLLSQLFRLADDWQLSRELPTPLLLVKTARPWTDSIVLAAMDVDHQDQEHRALQGNIIDYTADLCRLFHAELHVVCAYTAPPLADPDIHIKQAIAQHCHDQCQWFQREYALAERHLHIAEGPAKSLIPRVAREQGAALTVLGTVARRGLGGMLVGNTAETVLERLDSDVLILKPHELPAKRVEPSGQRAA, from the coding sequence ATGCGTACGATTGAGAAAATCCTGGTCATGCTGCATGCAGACCCTGCCGAAGACTTAGCCCTGGCACGCGGCAAGCAACTCGCCCAGTCCTTGGGCGCAGAACTCCAGCTATTGCTCTGCGACCCACGCGAGGAGCATGCCGAATACCTCGATGGGCTGCTGACCACGCTGCGGGGTGAAGGCTTCCGGGTTCAGGGCGAGCAAGTCCAAGGGCAACCGCAGCACGCCTACGCCGCTATTCTCGCAGCGCACCAGCTTCATGCGTGTGATTTGGTGATCAAGCAGCACTATCGCAGCCCCCTACTGAGCCAGCTATTCAGGCTTGCGGACGACTGGCAGCTATCGCGTGAACTGCCAACACCCTTACTACTGGTCAAAACAGCGCGCCCTTGGACGGACAGCATCGTCTTGGCGGCCATGGACGTCGATCATCAGGACCAAGAGCACCGGGCGCTACAGGGCAATATCATCGATTACACCGCCGACCTGTGCCGCCTGTTCCACGCGGAGCTACATGTGGTGTGCGCATACACAGCGCCGCCCCTGGCCGATCCGGATATCCACATCAAGCAGGCCATTGCCCAGCACTGTCATGACCAGTGTCAGTGGTTCCAGCGTGAGTACGCGCTCGCCGAGCGCCACCTGCATATCGCTGAAGGCCCAGCCAAGTCATTGATCCCGCGAGTTGCCCGCGAACAGGGAGCCGCGCTGACCGTGCTGGGTACTGTTGCTCGCAGGGGGCTGGGGGGCATGCTGGTTGGCAATACCGCAGAGACGGTGCTCGAACGGCTAGACAGCGACGTACTGATCCTCAAGCCCCATGAACTGCCTGCCAAGCGGGTTGAGCCAAGTGGCCAGCGTGCGGCATGA
- a CDS encoding DUF1289 domain-containing protein, whose product MSNQRIKTPCVGLCSTVYGDLVCRGCKRFHHEVISWNGYSDEEKRAIWLRLEVLLVQVMAAKLEVFDAGLLRMQLEQRKIRFVPQQSPYCWAYQLIARGARVISQLNAYGMVLLPEFRDWGLPELRDAIDREFFLLSEAHYQRYIAPGFLHSGLQLHD is encoded by the coding sequence ATGTCCAACCAACGCATCAAAACCCCTTGTGTAGGCCTGTGCTCCACTGTTTACGGTGATTTGGTCTGCCGTGGCTGCAAGCGCTTTCATCATGAGGTGATCAGCTGGAACGGCTATAGCGACGAGGAAAAACGTGCGATATGGCTGCGTCTTGAGGTGTTATTGGTGCAGGTGATGGCGGCAAAACTGGAAGTTTTTGATGCCGGCCTCCTGCGTATGCAGCTGGAACAGCGCAAGATTCGCTTTGTCCCACAGCAATCGCCTTATTGCTGGGCTTACCAGTTGATTGCCCGTGGCGCGCGGGTCATCAGCCAGTTGAACGCCTATGGCATGGTCTTGCTGCCGGAATTCCGTGATTGGGGCTTGCCGGAGCTGCGCGATGCCATTGATCGCGAGTTTTTCCTGCTGTCCGAGGCGCATTACCAGCGCTATATCGCTCCGGGTTTCTTGCACTCAGGCTTACAGCTGCACGATTAA
- a CDS encoding ANTAR domain-containing protein — protein sequence MLRILLINDTAKKVGRLKIALSEAGFEVIDESGLTIDLPARVEALRPDVILIDTESPGRDVMEQVVLVSRDKPRPIVMFTDEHDPGVMRQAIQSGVSAYIVEGIHAQRLQPILDVAMARFESDQALRAQLQARDAQLAERKRIELAKGLLMKMKSCDEEQAYTLMRRQAMSRQQKLVQVAEQIIAMHDMLDS from the coding sequence ATGCTGCGCATCCTGCTGATCAATGACACGGCGAAGAAAGTCGGTCGCCTGAAAATAGCCCTCAGCGAGGCGGGTTTTGAAGTCATCGATGAATCCGGTTTGACCATCGACTTGCCGGCACGGGTCGAGGCGCTTCGCCCTGACGTGATCCTGATCGACACCGAGTCACCTGGCCGTGACGTCATGGAACAAGTGGTGCTGGTCAGCCGCGACAAGCCTCGCCCGATTGTGATGTTCACTGATGAACACGACCCCGGTGTGATGCGCCAGGCTATCCAGAGCGGTGTCAGCGCCTATATCGTCGAAGGTATTCATGCCCAACGCCTGCAGCCCATTCTCGACGTGGCCATGGCCCGCTTCGAGAGCGATCAGGCGCTGCGCGCGCAGCTGCAGGCGCGTGACGCTCAGCTGGCCGAACGCAAACGCATCGAACTGGCCAAAGGCCTGCTGATGAAGATGAAAAGCTGCGACGAGGAGCAGGCCTACACCCTGATGCGCCGCCAGGCCATGAGTCGCCAGCAAAAGCTGGTGCAGGTGGCCGAACAGATCATCGCCATGCACGATATGCTCGACAGCTAA
- a CDS encoding universal stress protein yields the protein MQAIRSILVVMEPNHPEDLALKRAKLIAGVTQSHLHLLVCDKKSDHSSYLSDLTGLLNSEGFSTSSQQAWDENQHQTIINVQQAEGCGLVIKQHFPDNPLKKALLTPGDWKLLRYCPAPVLMVKTDKPWTSSVILAAVDVGNADSEHRSLHTSIVSHGFDIAALAKAELHVISAHPTPMLSAADPTFQLKETIETRYREQCKAFQTEYDISDERLHIAEGPADSLIPQIARQFNAGVTVIGTVARTGLSGALIGNTAEVILDTLESDILILKPDDIIAHLEELVAQR from the coding sequence ATGCAAGCTATTCGCAGCATTCTGGTAGTGATGGAGCCCAACCACCCGGAGGACCTGGCCCTAAAGCGCGCCAAACTGATTGCTGGCGTGACCCAGTCACATCTGCACTTACTGGTGTGCGACAAGAAGAGTGACCATAGCAGCTACCTGAGTGACCTCACCGGGTTGCTTAATAGCGAAGGCTTTAGCACCTCCAGCCAGCAGGCCTGGGATGAAAACCAGCACCAAACCATCATCAATGTGCAGCAGGCCGAAGGCTGTGGCCTGGTGATCAAGCAACACTTCCCCGACAACCCGTTAAAAAAAGCCCTGCTGACGCCCGGCGACTGGAAGCTGCTGCGCTACTGCCCCGCGCCAGTGTTAATGGTTAAAACCGATAAGCCCTGGACCAGCAGCGTCATCTTGGCGGCCGTCGATGTGGGCAATGCCGATAGTGAACACCGCTCCCTGCACACCAGCATTGTCAGCCACGGCTTTGATATCGCTGCCCTGGCCAAGGCTGAGTTGCATGTCATCAGCGCTCACCCCACACCGATGCTTTCAGCTGCCGACCCGACCTTCCAGCTAAAAGAGACCATCGAAACGCGCTACCGGGAACAGTGCAAAGCATTCCAGACTGAGTACGACATCAGCGATGAACGCCTGCATATTGCCGAAGGTCCAGCGGACTCATTGATTCCGCAGATCGCCCGCCAGTTCAACGCCGGCGTTACCGTGATTGGCACCGTCGCCCGCACCGGACTTTCCGGGGCCTTGATCGGCAATACCGCCGAAGTGATTCTCGACACTCTGGAAAGTGACATCTTGATACTCAAGCCGGACGACATCATTGCTCACCTAGAGGAACTGGTTGCTCAGCGCTGA